The Rhodothermales bacterium genome includes a region encoding these proteins:
- a CDS encoding M28 family peptidase, which yields MHRFLLAAALVLAAPAFAQTATLAPPAVEPVDTLAISFLKAETSERGQVMDHATWMTDVHGARLTGSEALNRAQQWAHDRFESWGVSAEIEPWGTFGRGWTADRMSMAARVTGPDVAAQSFPITAAPKGWSPSAARVSGELVVIDTEAEIDLDALDLAGKIVLVGDLSEVARGLEPLAQRHDEHDLLELANAGLAGTQGAQRRYSPEAIARYRARAARTSAILEADPLAVLTPSNTGGSGAVRATQASVPTGSETGAGGRSAPWTVGAETVPQFAVLDEHANRLIRLAKAGQNVTIDLDFEATFTDEAVVEENVIGEIPGTDLADEIVIIGGHFDSWHSGSGATDNAAGSAVVMEAARALKAYYDARGEGPRRTIRFALWSGEEQGLFGSREYVNQHFATVEGYGQAASELKPEQAKVSAYYNMDNGSGRFRGIYMQSNEGVRPVFRAWLDAFGDPEAQTLTTRDTGGTDHVSFDAAGIPGFQFIQDPLAYFAKTWHTHLDVYDHLDPDDLQQAAAMMAVFAHHTAERDELLPRKPFVPAEPEVVGTN from the coding sequence TCGTTTCCTGCTCGCCGCTGCCCTCGTCCTGGCAGCCCCCGCTTTCGCGCAGACGGCCACGCTCGCCCCGCCCGCCGTCGAGCCCGTCGACACGCTCGCTATCTCCTTCCTCAAGGCCGAAACGTCCGAGCGCGGCCAGGTGATGGACCACGCGACGTGGATGACCGACGTCCACGGCGCCCGCCTCACCGGCTCCGAAGCGCTCAACCGCGCGCAGCAGTGGGCGCACGACCGGTTCGAGTCGTGGGGTGTCTCGGCTGAGATCGAGCCGTGGGGCACGTTCGGGCGCGGCTGGACCGCCGACCGGATGTCGATGGCCGCGCGCGTCACTGGCCCCGACGTGGCCGCGCAGTCGTTCCCGATCACGGCGGCACCGAAGGGCTGGAGCCCGTCGGCCGCCCGCGTCAGCGGCGAACTCGTCGTGATCGACACCGAGGCAGAGATCGACCTCGACGCGCTCGACCTCGCGGGTAAAATCGTCCTCGTCGGCGACCTCAGCGAAGTCGCCCGCGGGCTGGAGCCGCTGGCCCAGCGCCACGACGAGCACGACCTCCTCGAACTGGCGAACGCGGGCCTCGCCGGCACGCAGGGCGCGCAGCGCCGCTACAGCCCCGAGGCGATCGCTCGCTACCGCGCCCGTGCCGCCCGGACGAGCGCGATCCTCGAAGCCGACCCGCTCGCCGTGCTGACGCCGTCCAACACCGGCGGCAGCGGGGCCGTCCGCGCCACGCAGGCCTCCGTCCCCACCGGGAGCGAGACCGGCGCCGGCGGACGTTCCGCGCCGTGGACCGTCGGGGCCGAGACCGTGCCCCAGTTCGCCGTGCTCGACGAGCACGCCAACAGGCTGATCCGGCTCGCCAAGGCGGGGCAGAATGTGACGATCGACCTCGACTTCGAGGCGACGTTCACCGACGAGGCCGTGGTCGAGGAGAACGTGATCGGGGAGATCCCCGGCACCGACCTCGCCGACGAGATCGTCATCATCGGCGGCCACTTCGACTCGTGGCACAGCGGGTCCGGCGCGACCGACAACGCAGCCGGCTCGGCCGTCGTGATGGAGGCGGCGCGCGCGCTCAAGGCGTACTACGACGCGCGGGGCGAAGGCCCGCGCCGCACGATCCGCTTCGCGCTCTGGAGCGGCGAGGAGCAGGGCCTCTTCGGCTCGCGCGAGTACGTCAACCAGCACTTCGCGACGGTCGAGGGCTACGGCCAGGCCGCGTCCGAGCTGAAGCCGGAGCAGGCGAAGGTCTCGGCCTATTACAACATGGACAACGGCTCCGGCCGTTTCCGCGGCATCTACATGCAGTCGAACGAGGGCGTGCGCCCCGTCTTCCGCGCGTGGCTCGACGCCTTCGGCGACCCCGAGGCGCAGACGCTCACGACCCGCGACACGGGCGGCACCGACCACGTCTCGTTCGACGCGGCGGGGATCCCGGGCTTCCAGTTCATCCAGGACCCGCTCGCCTACTTCGCCAAGACGTGGCACACGCACCTGGACGTGTACGACCACCTCGACCCCGACGACCTCCAGCAGGCCGCCGCGATGATGGCCGTCTTCGCCCACCACACCGCCGAGCGCGACGAGCTGCTGCCGCGCAAGCCGTTC